A genomic segment from Actinomadura hallensis encodes:
- a CDS encoding ribonuclease HII, translating into MNPTPEEGNGVPRFAGYEIEDELRAAHSSRGRPIRIAGVDEVGRGAWAGPVVVCAAVTDLSPPPVLTGRGGREIGLTDSKLLTGEHRAEFAELLPGWLAGHAVAASGPEEIDEVGMTEALRRAAVRALEALPVTPDVVILDGKHDFLSRPWRVRCEVKADQRSVTVAAASVLAKVHRDRLMAELDAEHPGYGFADSAGYPSPAHQKALEEFGPTPHHRMSWSYLDDLPRWRHLKKHRDPLAGEGQLSLL; encoded by the coding sequence ATGAACCCCACCCCAGAGGAAGGCAACGGCGTCCCACGGTTCGCGGGCTACGAGATCGAGGACGAACTGCGAGCCGCACACTCCTCTAGGGGCCGCCCCATCAGGATCGCCGGGGTGGACGAGGTCGGCCGCGGCGCCTGGGCGGGCCCTGTCGTCGTGTGCGCGGCGGTCACCGACCTGAGCCCGCCGCCCGTCCTGACGGGCCGCGGCGGCAGGGAGATCGGGCTGACCGACTCGAAGCTGCTCACCGGGGAGCACCGCGCGGAGTTCGCCGAGCTGCTCCCCGGCTGGCTCGCCGGCCACGCCGTCGCCGCGTCCGGTCCGGAGGAGATCGACGAGGTCGGCATGACCGAGGCGCTGCGGCGCGCCGCCGTCCGCGCACTGGAGGCACTGCCCGTCACGCCCGACGTGGTCATCCTGGACGGCAAGCACGACTTCCTGAGCCGGCCGTGGCGGGTGCGCTGCGAGGTCAAGGCCGACCAGAGATCGGTCACGGTCGCGGCCGCCTCCGTCCTGGCGAAGGTCCACCGCGACCGGCTGATGGCCGAGCTGGACGCCGAACACCCCGGATACGGGTTCGCCGACAGCGCCGGGTACCCGTCACCCGCCCATCAGAAGGCGCTGGAGGAGTTCGGGCCCACACCGCACCACCGGATGTCCTGGTCCTACCTGGACGACCTTCCGCGCTGGCGGCACCTGAAGAAGCACCGCGACCCGCTCGCCGGCGAAGGACAGCTCAGCCTCCTCTAG
- a CDS encoding biotin-dependent carboxyltransferase family protein → MIEVVRPGPLATVQDLGRPGRAHLGVPCSGAADGRAFRLANRLVGNPEGAAAVEFTLGGAALRFHRHAWIAVTGAPVPLRINGRAYGTHAPVHVPDGALVEFGTPPSGLRSYLAVRGGVAVDEVLGSRSTDLLSGLGPSPLSPGDVIPLGPATGLGDICVDAAPPPPLHETPVLRIQPGPRHDWFTEDALATLTSTLYEVSQDSNRVGVRLEGPPLARARDGELGSEGMVTGSLQVPPSGLPIIFLTDHPTTGGYPVVAVLASSAICDAAQLRPGQRVRFRL, encoded by the coding sequence GTGATCGAGGTCGTGCGGCCCGGACCGCTGGCGACCGTCCAGGACCTCGGCAGACCCGGCCGCGCCCACCTGGGCGTGCCGTGCTCCGGCGCCGCGGACGGCCGGGCCTTCCGCCTGGCCAACCGGCTCGTGGGCAACCCGGAGGGGGCGGCGGCCGTGGAGTTCACCCTCGGCGGGGCTGCCCTGCGGTTCCACCGGCACGCGTGGATCGCGGTCACGGGAGCGCCCGTACCGCTGCGCATCAATGGCCGCGCCTACGGAACGCATGCGCCCGTCCACGTCCCGGACGGCGCGCTGGTCGAGTTCGGCACGCCGCCGTCAGGGCTGCGCAGTTATCTCGCCGTCCGTGGCGGAGTCGCCGTCGATGAGGTCTTGGGAAGCCGCTCGACCGACCTTCTGTCCGGGCTCGGTCCCTCGCCCCTGTCCCCAGGTGACGTCATCCCGCTCGGCCCCGCCACGGGACTGGGGGACATCTGCGTGGACGCGGCTCCCCCACCGCCCCTGCACGAGACCCCGGTCCTGCGCATCCAGCCGGGTCCCCGCCACGACTGGTTCACCGAGGACGCGCTGGCCACGCTCACGTCCACGCTCTACGAGGTGTCCCAGGACAGCAACCGCGTGGGCGTGCGGCTGGAGGGCCCGCCCCTCGCCCGCGCGCGCGACGGCGAGCTCGGCAGCGAGGGCATGGTCACCGGCTCGCTCCAGGTGCCGCCCAGCGGGCTGCCCATCATCTTCCTGACGGACCACCCGACGACCGGCGGCTACCCGGTCGTCGCCGTGCTCGCCTCGTCCGCCATCTGTGACGCGGCTCAGCTGCGTCCCGGGCAGCGCGTCCGCTTCCGCCTCTGA
- a CDS encoding TerD family protein codes for MSMQKGANTAVPVPSVRVELGWQSGPGVPDADASALLLAGDGRVRSDDDFVFYNQPAHRSGAVRHDGKQAGPTVLDVLSVDLDRVEPDIDKIVIAASSDGGTFGQFQGLYVRVVDAAGGTEVARFDSQGATTETAFVLGELYRRQGAWKFRAVGQGYDSGLAGLATDYGITVDDPGRQAAPPPPAQQAAPPVPPQPPAGQYAPPPPPPGGQYAPPPPPPPPGGQYTPPPPGQYAPPPPPPGGQYAPPPHVPPQQQPPQPPQQQGGKISLTKNAPSVSLTKHGATSGHMRVNLNWTAREGAAKGFLGKLRRGYDLDLDLCCLWELQDGRKGIIHALGDMGALDRPPYIKLDKDDRTGAIETGENLHINLDHTADFKRILVFAEIYDGADDFRGLDAVATLFPVGAPPIEMRMNDCVDASRDAVLALIENVGGELVVRREGRFILPPPGRPRWGKMSVDQAYGWNLEWVAARGKD; via the coding sequence ATGTCGATGCAGAAGGGCGCCAACACCGCGGTGCCGGTTCCCTCGGTCCGGGTCGAGCTCGGCTGGCAGAGCGGGCCGGGCGTACCCGACGCTGACGCGTCGGCGCTCCTGCTGGCCGGTGACGGCCGGGTCCGCTCGGACGACGACTTCGTCTTCTACAACCAGCCGGCGCACAGGTCGGGAGCGGTGCGCCACGACGGCAAGCAGGCGGGCCCGACGGTCCTGGACGTCCTGTCGGTCGACCTGGACCGCGTCGAGCCCGACATCGACAAGATCGTGATCGCGGCGTCGTCCGACGGGGGGACGTTCGGCCAGTTCCAGGGCCTGTACGTGCGGGTCGTGGACGCGGCGGGCGGGACGGAGGTCGCCCGCTTCGACAGCCAGGGCGCCACCACCGAGACGGCGTTCGTGCTAGGTGAGCTCTACCGGCGGCAGGGCGCGTGGAAGTTCCGCGCGGTCGGGCAGGGTTACGACTCGGGTCTCGCCGGGCTGGCCACCGACTACGGCATCACGGTCGACGACCCCGGCCGGCAGGCCGCGCCGCCTCCGCCGGCGCAGCAGGCGGCGCCTCCCGTGCCGCCGCAGCCTCCGGCGGGTCAGTACGCGCCGCCCCCTCCGCCCCCGGGCGGGCAGTACGCTCCTCCTCCGCCGCCCCCGCCTCCGGGCGGGCAGTACACTCCGCCGCCTCCCGGTCAGTACGCTCCTCCGCCGCCCCCGCCGGGCGGCCAGTACGCGCCGCCTCCGCACGTGCCGCCGCAGCAGCAGCCCCCGCAGCCCCCGCAGCAGCAGGGCGGCAAGATCTCGCTGACCAAGAACGCGCCTTCGGTCTCGCTCACCAAGCACGGCGCGACGTCCGGGCACATGCGCGTCAACCTCAACTGGACCGCACGGGAGGGAGCGGCCAAGGGGTTCCTCGGCAAGCTCCGCCGCGGCTACGACCTCGACCTGGACCTGTGCTGCCTCTGGGAGCTCCAGGACGGCCGCAAGGGCATCATCCACGCGCTCGGCGACATGGGAGCCCTGGACCGTCCGCCCTACATCAAGCTCGACAAGGACGACCGCACCGGGGCGATCGAGACCGGTGAGAACCTGCACATCAACCTCGACCACACCGCCGACTTCAAGCGGATCCTGGTGTTCGCCGAGATCTACGACGGCGCGGACGACTTCCGCGGCCTGGACGCGGTCGCCACGCTGTTCCCGGTGGGCGCGCCGCCCATCGAGATGCGGATGAACGACTGCGTGGACGCCTCCCGCGACGCGGTGCTGGCGCTCATCGAGAACGTGGGCGGCGAACTGGTCGTCCGTCGTGAGGGCCGGTTCATCCTTCCGCCTCCCGGCCGTCCGCGCTGGGGGAAGATGTCGGTCGACCAGGCGTACGGCTGGAACCTGGAGTGGGTCGCCGCCCGCGGCAAGGACTGA
- a CDS encoding endonuclease, whose translation MDTVVKKLLHESGETFAEEAGIPLKDQPGALFKLLVLANLLSARISSDIALSAARELFEAGGGTARGMSRLTWQERVDALGRGHYVRYDESTASRLGDMAEMVQEKYGGDLRRLAIEAERDPEKAAALLKEFPGIGPTGVDIFCREAQAIWPWLRPYVDDQVKKGAERVGLPTDADELASKVPDKDLARLTSALVRVARDKKLADAVKAA comes from the coding sequence ATGGACACCGTCGTGAAGAAGCTCCTGCACGAGTCCGGCGAGACCTTCGCCGAGGAGGCCGGCATCCCCCTCAAGGACCAGCCGGGCGCGCTGTTCAAGCTGCTGGTCCTCGCCAACCTGCTGAGCGCCCGCATCTCCTCCGACATCGCGCTCTCGGCGGCGCGCGAGCTGTTCGAGGCCGGGGGCGGGACGGCGCGCGGCATGAGCAGGCTGACCTGGCAGGAACGCGTCGACGCGCTGGGACGCGGCCACTACGTCCGCTACGACGAGAGCACCGCGTCCCGCCTGGGCGACATGGCGGAGATGGTCCAGGAGAAGTACGGGGGCGACCTCAGGCGCCTCGCCATCGAGGCGGAACGCGACCCGGAGAAGGCCGCCGCGCTCCTCAAGGAGTTCCCCGGCATCGGCCCGACCGGCGTCGACATCTTCTGCCGCGAAGCCCAGGCCATCTGGCCCTGGCTCCGCCCCTACGTCGACGACCAGGTGAAGAAGGGCGCCGAACGGGTCGGCCTCCCCACCGACGCCGACGAACTCGCCTCGAAGGTGCCCGACAAGGACCTCGCCAGGCTGACGTCCGCCCTGGTGAGGGTGGCTCGCGACAAGAAACTGGCGGACGCCGTCAAGGCCGCCTGA
- a CDS encoding AAA family ATPase: MALFGSSRSRPAKDAAARDLFERLRWRYFQVTPGVRFLGGVLLTGLAVSAAVVLDGPVLVVAAVGVGLLIAVHLTLRSPTSMAVVAVIASWLALTVPLAGLYPDEPRPLYLNPVLLLALLALPVAVAAFRLRGYTPWRTALVALGTAALVTAAAAQLAPEASAAPGWAAAIAVLVYRWDQARRAVPAEAYETGWVQEQEGPRGDAGPGRASTGPDRRPKPDRTGRGDRPGRPTGRGAGEDAPGAPPVPAAPADGRAAEQPVAARPAGQRAAAQAAAPAAAERPAGARAERVPEISVAEALAELEAMVGLEPVKRQVRSIAASIEAAHMRAAAGVPTEKPMRHFVFVGPPGTGKTTVARVLAKIFYAFGLLPEPVVVEAHRADLVGEFLGATAVKTNRLVDSALGGMLFIDEAYSLANSAEGQPDRFGDEAVQTLLKRAEDDRDNLVIILAGYDAQMDAFLDSNPGLASRFGTRVHFPSYRPDELLQIADYHTGLREDRLDPEARRRLAARFEEIERRGIVDELGNGRFVRSLTEAAARARDVRVVDAAAASDGPAEPTAEDLVTLRAEDVEAAFAEVTERYRGYVETPTLEEALGSLDAMIGLEPVKRQVREIAAQLRVARMREEQGLVTRPPTRHFVFTGPPGTGKTTVARVLGRIFAASGLLARPEVVEAQRADLVGEHLGATALKTNKVVDSALGGVLFIDEAYALSNPGYSGGDAFGAEAVQTLLKRAEDDRDRLVIVLAGYEADMARFLSSNPGLASRFDVRVDFPSYGPDELLRIAQLMAREGGDEWEERALDDLALVFQRVCGAGLIDELGNGRFARTMYEKACACRALRAAELGDAATPADLTLLTADDVRGAFADLAHRLT, encoded by the coding sequence ATGGCTTTGTTCGGCAGCTCGCGCTCCCGCCCGGCGAAGGACGCCGCGGCACGGGATCTTTTCGAGCGCCTCCGCTGGCGGTACTTCCAGGTGACTCCCGGAGTGCGGTTCCTGGGCGGCGTGCTGCTCACCGGTCTCGCGGTGTCGGCCGCGGTCGTGCTGGACGGTCCCGTCCTCGTCGTGGCCGCCGTCGGCGTGGGCCTGCTCATCGCCGTCCATCTGACGCTGAGGTCGCCCACGAGCATGGCGGTCGTCGCGGTGATCGCGTCCTGGCTGGCGCTGACGGTGCCCTTGGCCGGCCTCTATCCGGACGAACCGAGGCCCCTCTACCTCAACCCCGTGCTGCTACTGGCGTTGCTCGCCCTCCCGGTGGCCGTGGCCGCGTTCCGTCTGCGCGGGTACACGCCGTGGCGGACGGCGCTCGTCGCCCTGGGCACGGCCGCGCTGGTGACGGCGGCCGCCGCCCAGTTGGCGCCGGAGGCGAGCGCGGCGCCCGGCTGGGCGGCGGCCATCGCGGTCCTGGTCTACCGCTGGGACCAGGCGCGGCGCGCGGTCCCGGCCGAGGCGTACGAGACCGGCTGGGTGCAGGAGCAGGAAGGCCCGAGAGGAGACGCCGGGCCCGGCCGCGCCTCGACCGGACCGGACAGGCGGCCGAAACCGGACCGCACCGGCAGGGGGGACAGGCCGGGACGCCCCACCGGACGCGGCGCCGGTGAGGACGCGCCCGGCGCACCGCCCGTCCCCGCCGCTCCCGCGGACGGCCGCGCCGCCGAGCAGCCCGTCGCGGCCCGGCCCGCGGGGCAGCGCGCCGCGGCCCAGGCGGCCGCACCGGCCGCCGCCGAGCGGCCCGCCGGGGCGCGGGCGGAGCGGGTCCCGGAGATCTCGGTGGCCGAGGCGCTCGCCGAGCTGGAGGCCATGGTCGGGCTCGAGCCGGTCAAGCGGCAGGTCCGGTCCATCGCGGCGTCCATCGAGGCCGCGCACATGCGCGCGGCGGCCGGGGTGCCCACGGAGAAGCCGATGCGGCACTTCGTGTTCGTCGGGCCGCCCGGAACCGGCAAGACGACCGTGGCCCGGGTGCTCGCCAAGATCTTCTACGCGTTCGGGCTGCTGCCCGAACCGGTCGTGGTCGAGGCGCACCGCGCCGACCTCGTCGGCGAGTTCCTCGGCGCGACCGCCGTCAAGACCAACCGGCTCGTCGACTCGGCCCTCGGCGGGATGCTGTTCATCGACGAGGCGTACAGCCTCGCCAACTCCGCCGAGGGGCAGCCCGACCGGTTCGGCGACGAGGCCGTGCAGACGCTGCTCAAACGCGCGGAGGACGACCGCGACAACCTCGTCATCATCCTCGCCGGATACGACGCGCAGATGGACGCGTTCCTCGACTCCAACCCGGGCCTCGCCTCGCGGTTCGGGACCCGCGTGCACTTCCCGTCCTACCGCCCGGACGAGCTGCTGCAGATCGCCGACTACCACACCGGGCTGCGCGAGGACCGCCTCGACCCGGAGGCCCGCCGGCGGCTCGCCGCGCGCTTCGAGGAGATCGAGCGGCGCGGCATCGTCGACGAGCTGGGCAACGGGAGGTTCGTCCGGTCGCTGACCGAGGCGGCGGCGCGGGCGCGGGACGTGCGGGTGGTCGACGCCGCGGCCGCGTCCGACGGGCCCGCCGAACCCACCGCCGAGGACCTGGTCACCCTGCGCGCCGAGGACGTGGAGGCCGCGTTCGCCGAGGTCACCGAGCGGTACCGCGGGTACGTCGAGACGCCGACGCTGGAGGAGGCGCTCGGCTCCCTCGACGCGATGATCGGGCTGGAGCCGGTCAAGCGGCAGGTCCGCGAGATCGCCGCGCAGCTCCGCGTCGCCCGGATGCGGGAGGAGCAGGGCCTGGTCACCCGCCCGCCGACCCGGCACTTCGTGTTCACCGGGCCGCCCGGCACCGGCAAGACCACCGTCGCGCGCGTGCTCGGCCGCATCTTCGCCGCGTCGGGCCTGCTCGCCCGCCCCGAGGTGGTCGAGGCCCAGCGCGCCGACCTCGTCGGGGAGCATCTGGGCGCGACGGCGCTGAAGACCAACAAGGTGGTCGACTCGGCGCTCGGCGGCGTCCTGTTCATCGACGAGGCGTACGCGCTGAGCAACCCCGGCTACTCCGGCGGGGACGCGTTCGGCGCGGAGGCGGTGCAGACGCTGCTGAAGCGCGCCGAGGACGACCGGGACCGCCTGGTCATCGTCCTCGCCGGATACGAGGCCGACATGGCGCGCTTCCTGTCGTCCAACCCCGGGCTCGCCTCCAGGTTCGACGTGCGGGTGGACTTCCCGTCCTACGGGCCGGACGAACTGCTCCGCATCGCCCAGCTCATGGCCCGGGAGGGCGGCGACGAGTGGGAGGAACGCGCGCTGGACGACCTCGCCCTGGTCTTCCAGCGGGTCTGCGGGGCGGGCCTGATCGACGAGCTGGGCAACGGGCGCTTCGCGCGGACCATGTACGAGAAGGCGTGCGCGTGCCGTGCGCTGCGGGCCGCCGAGCTCGGCGACGCCGCCACCCCGGCCGACCTCACGCTCCTTACGGCCGACGACGTCCGCGGCGCGTTCGCCGACCTGGCCCACCGCCTCACCTGA
- a CDS encoding LamB/YcsF family protein has protein sequence MPVIDINADLGEGFGIWELGDDLALLDGLTSANVACGFHAGDPLIMRRVCAAAVERGVTIGAQVSYRDLAGFGRRDMDVAAPELTAEILYQLAALDGIARSEGGRVAYVKPHGALYNRIARDPVQARAVVDAVRAYDPSLPLLTLPGSVVHDVADGLTVVAECFADRAYTAAGTLLSRKEPGAVILDEAAVVERVVKMAVDGTVVAVDGAEVALKARSVCVHGDTPGAAALVRAVRAALIEAGVTLEPFA, from the coding sequence ATGCCGGTCATCGACATCAACGCCGACCTCGGTGAGGGGTTCGGGATCTGGGAGCTGGGCGACGACCTGGCGCTGCTGGACGGGCTCACCAGCGCCAACGTGGCCTGCGGCTTCCACGCGGGCGATCCCCTGATCATGCGGCGGGTGTGCGCCGCGGCCGTCGAGCGAGGCGTGACGATCGGCGCGCAGGTCTCGTACCGTGACCTCGCCGGTTTCGGTCGCCGCGACATGGACGTGGCCGCGCCCGAGCTGACGGCCGAGATCCTCTACCAGCTCGCCGCGCTGGACGGCATCGCGCGTTCGGAGGGCGGCCGCGTGGCGTACGTCAAGCCGCACGGGGCGCTCTACAACCGGATCGCCCGCGACCCCGTCCAGGCGCGCGCGGTGGTCGACGCCGTGCGGGCGTACGACCCGTCGCTGCCGCTGCTGACGCTTCCCGGGTCCGTGGTGCACGACGTCGCCGACGGGCTCACCGTCGTCGCCGAGTGCTTCGCCGACCGCGCCTACACGGCGGCCGGGACGCTGCTGTCCCGGAAGGAGCCGGGGGCCGTCATCCTCGACGAGGCGGCCGTGGTCGAGCGCGTCGTCAAGATGGCCGTGGACGGCACCGTCGTCGCCGTGGACGGTGCGGAGGTCGCGTTGAAGGCCCGTTCCGTCTGCGTGCACGGGGACACCCCGGGCGCGGCGGCGCTGGTGCGGGCCGTGCGCGCGGCGCTCATCGAGGCGGGCGTCACCTTGGAGCCGTTCGCGTGA
- a CDS encoding haloalkane dehalogenase: MRILRTPEERFNGLPGFPYEPRYADVPVPDGDGTLRMAYVEAGPSDGPVVLCLHGEPSWSFLYRHVMRVLADAGLRVVAPDLVGFGRSDKPADIDDHTYARHIEWTRALVFDALDLRDVTLVGQDWGGLIGLRLVTAHPDRFARVVAANTGLPTGDFRMPDTWLRFRESVRKAPEFDVARSVASGCRTDLADEVRAAYDAPFPDESYKAGPRAMPGLVPADPDDPEAQPNRDAWDVLRAWDKPFLVAFSDKDPITGGMAPVFKQAIPGAQGIEHPTIEGAGHFLQEDAGERLGQAIAAFVRS, translated from the coding sequence ATGCGGATCCTGCGCACGCCCGAAGAGCGATTCAACGGCCTTCCCGGCTTCCCCTACGAACCCCGCTACGCCGACGTCCCCGTGCCCGACGGCGACGGAACACTGCGCATGGCCTACGTCGAGGCAGGGCCGTCCGACGGCCCGGTCGTGCTGTGCCTGCACGGCGAACCGAGCTGGTCGTTCCTCTACCGGCACGTCATGCGCGTACTGGCGGACGCAGGACTGCGCGTGGTCGCGCCCGACCTGGTGGGGTTCGGCCGTTCCGACAAGCCCGCCGACATCGACGACCACACCTACGCCCGCCACATCGAGTGGACGCGCGCCCTCGTGTTCGACGCCCTCGACCTCAGGGACGTCACGCTGGTCGGGCAGGACTGGGGCGGCCTGATCGGCCTGCGCCTGGTGACAGCCCACCCGGACCGGTTCGCGAGGGTCGTCGCCGCCAACACCGGGCTCCCCACCGGCGACTTCCGCATGCCGGACACGTGGCTGAGGTTCCGGGAGTCGGTCCGCAAGGCGCCCGAGTTCGACGTCGCGCGGAGCGTCGCGTCCGGGTGCCGCACCGACCTTGCGGACGAGGTGCGCGCCGCCTACGACGCGCCCTTCCCCGACGAGTCGTACAAGGCGGGCCCGCGCGCCATGCCCGGCCTCGTCCCGGCCGATCCCGACGACCCGGAGGCGCAGCCCAACCGCGACGCCTGGGACGTCCTCCGCGCGTGGGACAAGCCGTTCCTCGTGGCCTTCAGCGACAAGGACCCGATCACCGGGGGCATGGCCCCGGTGTTCAAGCAGGCGATTCCCGGCGCGCAGGGCATCGAGCACCCTACGATCGAGGGCGCCGGGCACTTCCTCCAGGAGGACGCCGGAGAACGGCTCGGCCAAGCGATCGCCGCCTTCGTGCGCTCCTGA
- a CDS encoding histidine phosphatase family protein: protein MDERNEQDEPVEYGQKRYSPPEGAADILLIRHGSSAPARPGKPFPFTDGHGDPDLAPEGVEQAERLGERLGGEHFDAIYVTTLRRTVQTAEPLARRLGLEPRVEPGLREVHLGEWEGGLFRQKVAENDAVVQRLFTEERWDVIPGAESLESFAGRVEESLKRLAAAHAGGRIAVFTHGGVIAQALAAAAGARPFAFLAPDNASISRLVKLGDLASVRGFNDTSHLDWSAPEPLS, encoded by the coding sequence GTGGACGAGCGAAACGAACAGGACGAGCCGGTCGAGTACGGGCAGAAGCGCTACAGCCCCCCGGAAGGCGCCGCCGACATCCTGCTGATCCGGCATGGTTCCTCCGCTCCCGCCCGGCCCGGGAAGCCGTTCCCGTTCACGGACGGCCACGGGGACCCCGACCTCGCGCCGGAGGGCGTCGAGCAGGCCGAGCGGCTCGGCGAGCGGCTCGGCGGCGAGCACTTCGACGCGATCTACGTGACCACGCTGCGCCGCACGGTGCAGACGGCGGAGCCGCTGGCACGGCGGCTCGGGCTGGAGCCCCGCGTCGAGCCCGGCCTGCGCGAGGTGCACCTGGGCGAATGGGAGGGCGGGCTGTTCCGCCAGAAGGTCGCCGAGAACGACGCGGTGGTGCAGCGGCTGTTCACCGAGGAGCGCTGGGACGTCATCCCCGGCGCGGAGAGCCTGGAGTCGTTCGCCGGGCGCGTCGAGGAGAGCCTCAAGCGGCTCGCCGCGGCCCACGCGGGCGGCCGGATCGCGGTGTTCACCCACGGCGGCGTCATCGCGCAGGCGCTCGCGGCCGCGGCCGGGGCCAGGCCGTTCGCGTTCCTCGCGCCGGACAACGCGTCCATCTCCCGGCTGGTCAAGCTCGGCGACCTGGCGTCCGTCCGCGGGTTCAACGACACCTCCCACCTGGACTGGTCCGCCCCCGAACCCTTGAGCTAG
- a CDS encoding 5-oxoprolinase subunit B family protein, producing MRVLRAGDGALLVETADLATAHRLHAALREEPPAGVVDVVPGERTVLVVADPSADLDRLAALLPELPLPADAGGGAEPVEIPVVYDGADLDEVAALTGLSRGEVVRRHSAATYTVAYLGFSPGFGYLTGLDPALRVARRESPRTSVPAGSVAIADRYAAVYPSPSPGGWRLLGRSELRLWDETRDPPSLLRPGMRVRFVPGEPP from the coding sequence GTGAGAGTGCTGCGGGCCGGTGACGGGGCGCTGCTCGTGGAGACCGCGGACCTCGCGACGGCGCACCGGCTGCACGCCGCGCTGCGGGAGGAGCCGCCGGCGGGCGTCGTGGACGTCGTGCCCGGGGAGCGGACGGTGCTGGTGGTCGCCGACCCGTCCGCCGACCTGGACCGTCTCGCCGCGCTCCTTCCGGAGCTGCCGCTGCCCGCGGACGCCGGGGGCGGCGCGGAGCCGGTGGAGATCCCCGTGGTCTACGACGGGGCGGACCTCGACGAGGTCGCCGCGCTCACCGGGCTGTCCCGGGGCGAGGTGGTCCGCCGGCACTCCGCCGCGACGTACACGGTCGCCTACCTGGGCTTCTCCCCCGGTTTCGGGTATCTGACGGGTCTGGATCCGGCGCTGCGCGTGGCGCGCCGCGAGTCCCCGCGCACGTCGGTGCCGGCGGGGTCGGTGGCGATCGCGGACCGGTACGCGGCGGTCTACCCGTCCCCCTCTCCGGGCGGCTGGCGGCTGCTGGGGCGCAGCGAGCTCCGGTTGTGGGACGAGACGCGCGACCCGCCGTCGCTGCTCCGGCCCGGCATGCGCGTCCGCTTCGTGCCCGGGGAGCCCCCGTGA